One genomic window of Micromonospora sp. WMMD1128 includes the following:
- a CDS encoding Rrf2 family transcriptional regulator: MRLSARVDYALRAAAELASVAEGTTSGRSRPVTAEQIARSQDIPPKFLESILLQLRRGGVVHAQRGPEGGYWLARPAAEISLAEVIRVIDGPLAHVRGQRPEQLGYQGAARALQDVWIALRASEREILELVTIADVAAGQLPGRVNELAADPRAWS; the protein is encoded by the coding sequence ATGCGTCTCTCCGCCCGGGTCGACTATGCCCTCCGTGCGGCTGCCGAGCTGGCCTCGGTCGCCGAGGGCACGACCTCCGGGCGGAGCCGGCCGGTGACCGCCGAACAGATCGCCCGGTCACAGGACATCCCGCCGAAGTTTCTTGAGAGCATCCTGCTCCAACTGCGCCGGGGCGGCGTCGTGCACGCCCAGCGTGGCCCCGAGGGCGGCTACTGGCTGGCCCGCCCGGCCGCGGAGATATCCCTGGCCGAGGTGATCCGGGTGATCGACGGGCCGCTCGCGCACGTCCGCGGGCAACGCCCGGAGCAGCTCGGCTACCAGGGCGCGGCCCGCGCCTTGCAGGACGTGTGGATCGCGTTGCGGGCCAGTGAGCGGGAGATTCTGGAGCTGGTCACCATCGCCGACGTGGCCGCCGGGCAGCTGCCGGGCCGGGTGAACGAGCTGGCCGCCGACCCGCGCGCCTGGAGCTGA
- a CDS encoding sulfite exporter TauE/SafE family protein → MRKLLVLALVGLAAQLVDGALGMAYGLTSSTLLLFAGVAPAAASASVHLAEIGTTLAAGVAHWRFGNVDWKVVARIALPGALGAFAGATFLSSISTESAAPWMAAILFTLGAYLLVRFSRPLRANRAAGRLRSRFLAPLGLVAGFVDATGGGGWGPVATPALLVSGRMEPRKVIGSVDTSEFVVAGAASLGFLIGLGSDGFLLPTVAALLIGGLIAAPIAAWLVRIVPAQVLGAVIGGVIVLTNARTLLRAGDLGGPVPALVYAVLGAGWLAAVVLAVRALRRVRRARATVEAALAATPADAVVSDAAGSDTVVPGSAAGAAPIAEAADPAVAAVDPAVEAAPAVAAAAPAVEAEPSRRLAAAVEG, encoded by the coding sequence GTGCGCAAGCTGTTGGTCCTCGCCCTCGTCGGGCTCGCCGCGCAACTGGTCGACGGCGCGCTCGGCATGGCCTACGGGTTGACCTCCTCGACCCTGCTCCTCTTCGCCGGTGTCGCGCCGGCCGCCGCGTCCGCCTCGGTGCACCTCGCCGAGATCGGCACCACACTCGCCGCCGGCGTGGCCCACTGGCGCTTCGGCAACGTCGACTGGAAGGTGGTCGCCCGGATCGCGCTGCCCGGCGCGCTCGGCGCGTTCGCCGGGGCCACGTTCCTCAGCTCCATCTCCACCGAGTCGGCCGCCCCGTGGATGGCCGCGATCCTGTTCACCCTCGGCGCGTACCTGCTGGTCCGTTTCTCCCGGCCGCTGCGGGCCAACCGCGCCGCCGGCCGGCTGCGCAGTCGCTTCCTCGCCCCGCTCGGCCTGGTCGCCGGCTTCGTCGACGCCACCGGCGGCGGCGGATGGGGTCCGGTCGCCACGCCGGCCCTGCTGGTCTCCGGGCGGATGGAACCCCGCAAGGTCATCGGCTCGGTGGACACCTCCGAGTTCGTGGTCGCCGGCGCGGCCAGCCTCGGCTTCCTGATCGGCCTCGGGTCCGACGGCTTCCTGCTGCCCACCGTGGCCGCGCTCCTGATCGGCGGCCTGATCGCGGCGCCGATCGCGGCCTGGCTGGTCCGCATCGTGCCGGCCCAGGTGCTCGGCGCCGTCATCGGCGGCGTGATCGTGCTGACCAACGCCCGTACCCTGCTGCGCGCCGGCGACCTCGGCGGCCCGGTGCCGGCCCTGGTCTACGCCGTGCTCGGCGCGGGCTGGCTGGCCGCCGTGGTGCTGGCGGTGCGGGCCCTGCGCCGCGTCCGCCGGGCACGGGCCACGGTCGAGGCGGCGCTCGCCGCCACTCCGGCCGACGCCGTCGTGTCCGACGCCGCGGGGTCCGACACCGTCGTCCCGGGGTCCGCCGCGGGCGCGGCGCCGATTGCCGAGGCGGCGGATCCGGCGGTCGCGGCGGTGGATCCGGCGGTCGAGGCCGCTCCGGCCGTTGCCGCCGCCGCCCCGGCCGTCGAGGCCGAGCCGTCCCGGCGGCTTGCCGCCGCCGTCGAGGGCTGA
- a CDS encoding cellulose binding domain-containing protein: protein MHHTTSRRIALLAAVSAATLTAGALTTMTASAAAAACRVDYRVTNQWGGGFGADVTVTNLGDPVNGWTLGWSFANGQQVVQAWNATVSQSGAQVTARDAGYNATIGTGGTANFGFNGSWNNASNPAPTTFTLNGTTCTGAPPTATPTTSGPTTPPPTTPPPTEPPPTTTPPPTTPPAGAKQMEKLDRGLVSVRSGSGNLVSWRLLGTETSGVSFNLYRGGTKVNGSPITGATSYLDNGASAGSAYTVRAVVNGAEQAASAPALQFANGYLDVPIQAPPGGTTPSGESYSYSANDASVGDLDGDGRYEFVLKWDPSNAKDNSQSGYTGNVYVDAYTLTGTRLWRIDLGRNIRAGAHYTQFQVYDYDGDGDAEVAMKTADGSRSGTGQVIGSSSADYRNSSGYVLAGPEYLTMFDGRTGAALSTVNYDPPRGTVSSWGDSYGNRVDRFLAGTAYLDGQRPSLIMARGYYTRAVIAAWDFRNGSLTKRWTFDSNSSGNGAAAGQGNHQLSVADVDNDGRQEIVYGAATIDDNGRLLYSTGNGHGDALHVGDLDPSRSGMEVFKVDEDGSKPSSWMSDARTGQILWQTSPNGDNGRGVSGDVWAGSPGAESWSSAADGLLNTRGQNVGRKPSSANFLIWWDGDPVRELLDATKIDKYGTGGETRLLTGSNVASNNGTKSTPALSGDILGDWREEVVWRTSDSSALRIYSTPVTTGLRLPTLMHDPQYRVAVAWQNTAYNQPPHPSFFLGDGMSTPAAPNIYLR from the coding sequence GTGCACCACACCACCTCACGCCGGATCGCACTGCTCGCCGCGGTCTCGGCGGCCACCCTGACGGCGGGCGCGCTCACCACCATGACGGCCTCGGCCGCGGCCGCCGCCTGCCGGGTCGACTACCGGGTCACCAACCAGTGGGGCGGCGGCTTCGGCGCCGACGTCACCGTGACCAACCTCGGCGATCCGGTCAACGGCTGGACGCTCGGTTGGAGCTTCGCCAACGGTCAGCAGGTCGTCCAGGCTTGGAACGCCACGGTCAGCCAGTCCGGCGCCCAGGTCACCGCCCGCGACGCCGGTTACAACGCCACGATCGGCACCGGTGGCACCGCCAACTTCGGCTTCAACGGCTCGTGGAACAACGCCTCCAACCCGGCCCCGACCACGTTCACGCTCAACGGCACCACCTGCACCGGCGCGCCCCCGACCGCGACGCCGACGACGTCCGGTCCGACGACTCCGCCACCCACCACGCCGCCACCGACGGAGCCGCCGCCCACCACCACGCCGCCGCCCACCACCCCGCCGGCCGGCGCCAAGCAGATGGAGAAACTCGACCGTGGGCTGGTGAGTGTCCGCTCCGGCAGCGGGAACCTGGTGTCCTGGCGACTGCTCGGCACCGAGACCTCGGGTGTGTCGTTCAACCTCTACCGGGGCGGCACGAAGGTCAACGGCAGTCCGATCACCGGCGCCACCAGCTACCTGGACAACGGTGCGTCCGCCGGGTCCGCGTACACCGTGCGGGCTGTGGTGAACGGCGCCGAGCAGGCGGCGTCCGCCCCGGCGTTGCAGTTCGCCAACGGCTACCTGGACGTCCCGATCCAGGCCCCGCCGGGCGGCACCACGCCGAGCGGCGAGTCCTACAGTTACTCCGCCAACGACGCCAGCGTCGGCGACCTCGACGGCGACGGCCGCTACGAGTTCGTGCTCAAGTGGGACCCGTCGAACGCCAAGGACAACTCGCAGTCCGGCTACACCGGCAACGTCTACGTCGACGCGTACACCCTCACCGGCACGCGGCTGTGGCGCATCGACCTGGGCCGCAACATCCGCGCCGGGGCCCACTACACCCAGTTCCAGGTGTACGACTACGACGGCGACGGCGACGCCGAGGTGGCCATGAAGACCGCCGACGGCTCCCGCTCCGGCACCGGCCAGGTGATCGGCTCCTCCTCGGCCGACTACCGCAACTCCAGCGGCTACGTGCTCGCCGGCCCGGAATACCTGACCATGTTCGACGGCCGCACCGGCGCGGCGCTGTCCACGGTCAACTACGACCCGCCGCGCGGCACCGTCTCGTCCTGGGGCGACTCGTACGGCAACCGGGTCGACCGGTTCCTCGCCGGCACCGCCTACCTGGACGGCCAGCGCCCGTCACTGATCATGGCGCGTGGCTACTACACCCGGGCGGTGATCGCCGCGTGGGACTTCCGCAACGGGTCGCTGACCAAGCGCTGGACGTTCGACTCCAACTCCTCCGGCAACGGCGCCGCCGCCGGCCAGGGCAACCACCAGCTCTCCGTGGCCGACGTGGACAACGACGGCCGCCAGGAGATCGTGTACGGGGCGGCCACCATCGACGACAACGGCCGGCTGCTCTACTCCACCGGCAACGGGCACGGCGACGCGCTGCACGTCGGCGACCTCGATCCGTCCCGTTCCGGCATGGAGGTCTTCAAGGTGGACGAGGACGGCAGCAAGCCCAGCTCGTGGATGTCCGACGCGCGTACCGGCCAGATCCTCTGGCAGACGTCGCCGAACGGCGACAACGGCCGTGGCGTCTCCGGTGACGTCTGGGCCGGCAGCCCGGGCGCGGAGTCCTGGTCGTCGGCGGCGGACGGCCTGCTCAACACCCGCGGGCAGAACGTCGGCCGCAAGCCGTCCTCGGCGAACTTCCTGATCTGGTGGGACGGTGACCCGGTCCGCGAGCTGCTCGACGCCACCAAGATCGACAAGTATGGCACCGGCGGCGAGACCCGGCTGCTCACCGGCAGCAACGTCGCGTCCAACAACGGCACCAAGTCCACCCCGGCGCTCTCCGGCGACATCCTCGGCGACTGGCGCGAGGAGGTGGTGTGGCGCACCTCCGACAGCTCCGCGCTGCGCATCTACAGCACGCCCGTCACCACGGGCCTGCGCCTGCCGACCCTGATGCACGACCCGCAGTATCGGGTGGCCGTCGCCTGGCAGAACACCGCCTACAACCAGCCGCCGCACCCGAGTTTCTTCCTCGGTGACGGCATGAGCACGCCTGCCGCGCCGAACATCTACCTGCGCTGA
- a CDS encoding LLM class flavin-dependent oxidoreductase, with protein MSVLDLAPVAATGSAGEALRHTTELARRTEELGYRRFWVAEHHNMPAIASSAPAVLLAHLAANTTTIRLGSGGVMLPNHAPLVVAEQFGTLDALHPGRIDLGIGRAPGTDQVTALALRRTMEGLSAEHFPRELADLMNYFSGEEPAPITATPGRGQSPQVWLLGSSGFSAQLAGLLGLPFSFAHHFSSQHTIPALRLYRQHFRPSRWLDRPYAMVAVNAVCAETDERAEWLAGPAGLSFLKLRSGRPEPLVTPEEAAAYPYSELEREFVAQRRDGQATGSPETVARQLGELLERTGADELMLTAMVYDVADRVRSYELIAEKVAGGLRRDG; from the coding sequence ATGTCTGTTCTTGACCTTGCCCCGGTGGCCGCGACCGGCAGTGCCGGTGAGGCGCTGCGGCACACCACCGAGCTGGCCCGGCGCACCGAGGAGCTGGGCTACCGCCGGTTCTGGGTGGCCGAGCACCACAACATGCCGGCGATCGCCAGTTCGGCGCCGGCGGTGCTGCTGGCGCACCTGGCCGCCAACACCACCACGATCCGGTTGGGTTCCGGTGGGGTGATGCTGCCCAACCACGCGCCGCTGGTGGTGGCGGAGCAGTTCGGCACCCTGGACGCGCTGCACCCGGGCCGGATCGACCTGGGCATCGGGCGGGCGCCCGGCACCGACCAGGTGACCGCGTTGGCGCTGCGCCGCACCATGGAGGGCCTGTCCGCCGAGCACTTCCCGCGTGAGCTGGCCGACCTGATGAACTACTTCAGCGGCGAGGAGCCGGCGCCGATCACGGCGACGCCGGGGCGGGGGCAGTCGCCGCAGGTGTGGCTGCTCGGGTCGAGCGGGTTCAGCGCCCAGCTCGCCGGCCTGCTCGGGTTGCCGTTCTCCTTCGCGCACCACTTCAGCTCGCAGCACACGATCCCGGCGTTGCGGCTCTACCGGCAACACTTCCGGCCGTCGCGGTGGCTGGATCGGCCGTACGCGATGGTGGCGGTGAACGCGGTGTGCGCGGAGACCGACGAGCGGGCGGAGTGGCTGGCCGGGCCGGCCGGGTTGTCGTTCCTGAAGCTGCGCTCGGGGCGGCCGGAGCCGCTGGTGACGCCGGAGGAGGCGGCGGCCTACCCGTACTCGGAGCTGGAGCGGGAGTTCGTGGCGCAGCGCCGCGACGGCCAGGCGACCGGTTCACCGGAGACGGTGGCCCGGCAGCTCGGGGAGTTGCTGGAGCGCACCGGCGCGGACGAGTTGATGCTGACCGCGATGGTCTACGACGTGGCCGACCGGGTCCGCTCGTACGAGTTGATCGCCGAGAAGGTCGCCGGCGGCCTGCGCCGGGACGGCTGA
- a CDS encoding Lrp/AsnC family transcriptional regulator, protein MPLAPNDVRQFSGLDDVDRAILTELTADGRLPNNALAERVGVAPSTCLTRTRALRECGAIRGFHADVDPAAVGLPLQALVSVRLTAHERAAVDAFRARSVRLPGVVSVFHVAGAEDYVLHVRAASGDALRDFVLDHLAVDPAVQHTQTSLIFEQARGMG, encoded by the coding sequence ATGCCTCTCGCACCGAATGATGTACGGCAGTTCTCCGGGCTGGACGACGTGGACCGCGCGATCCTGACCGAGCTGACCGCGGACGGCCGGCTGCCGAACAACGCGCTCGCCGAGCGGGTGGGGGTGGCCCCGTCGACGTGCCTGACCCGGACCCGGGCCTTGCGTGAGTGCGGGGCGATCCGCGGGTTCCACGCCGACGTGGATCCGGCGGCGGTGGGGTTGCCGTTGCAGGCGCTGGTGTCGGTGCGGCTGACCGCGCACGAACGGGCCGCGGTGGACGCGTTCCGGGCCCGGTCGGTGCGGCTGCCGGGGGTGGTGTCGGTGTTCCACGTGGCGGGCGCGGAGGACTACGTGTTGCACGTGCGGGCGGCGTCCGGGGACGCGCTGCGGGACTTCGTGCTCGACCATCTGGCGGTGGATCCGGCGGTCCAGCACACCCAGACCAGCCTCATCTTCGAGCAGGCCCGGGGTATGGGCTGA
- a CDS encoding PLP-dependent aspartate aminotransferase family protein, translated as MTAVDTAAVHAGRDDLAGLGVHVPPIDLSTTNPLPSVADGGNDYETLATGGTLPAGGSAVYQRLWNPTVARFETALAQLEGTAEAVAFASGMAALTATLLAATRDGKRHVVAVRPLYGGTDHVLATGLLGTEVTWARADDVAAAIRPDTALVVVETPANPTLDLVDIAALATAAGDVPLLVDNTVATPVLQQPARHGATLVLHSATKSIGGHGDVLAGVVACAPDWAARLRQVRAVTGAVLHPLGAYLLHRGLQTLPLRVRAQQAGAEKLAAWLAGHPAVEGVHHPSRHDPAGLVGRQMSGGGSLLAFEVRGGAPAAATVAGACALITHAVSLGGVDTLIQHPASLTHRPVEGDAKPGGALLRVSVGLEDPEDLRADLARALASL; from the coding sequence ATGACCGCCGTGGACACCGCAGCCGTGCACGCCGGGCGTGACGACCTCGCCGGCCTCGGCGTCCACGTCCCGCCCATCGACCTCTCCACCACCAACCCCCTGCCCTCGGTGGCCGACGGCGGCAACGACTACGAGACCCTCGCCACCGGCGGCACCCTCCCGGCCGGCGGCAGCGCCGTCTACCAGCGGCTCTGGAACCCCACCGTGGCCCGCTTCGAAACGGCCCTCGCCCAGCTCGAAGGCACCGCCGAGGCGGTCGCCTTCGCCAGCGGCATGGCCGCGCTCACCGCCACCCTGCTCGCCGCCACCCGCGACGGGAAACGCCACGTCGTCGCCGTCCGCCCCCTCTACGGCGGCACCGACCACGTCCTCGCCACCGGCCTGCTCGGCACCGAGGTCACCTGGGCCCGCGCCGACGACGTCGCTGCCGCGATCCGCCCCGACACCGCCCTGGTCGTCGTCGAGACCCCGGCCAACCCGACCCTCGACCTGGTCGACATCGCCGCGCTCGCCACCGCCGCCGGCGACGTCCCGCTGCTCGTCGACAACACCGTCGCCACCCCGGTGCTCCAACAACCCGCCCGGCACGGCGCCACCCTCGTCCTGCACAGCGCCACCAAGAGCATCGGCGGCCACGGCGACGTCCTCGCCGGCGTCGTCGCCTGCGCGCCCGACTGGGCGGCCCGGCTGCGCCAGGTCCGCGCCGTCACCGGCGCCGTCCTGCACCCGCTCGGCGCGTACCTGCTGCACCGCGGCCTCCAGACCCTGCCGCTGCGGGTCCGCGCCCAGCAGGCCGGCGCCGAGAAGCTCGCCGCCTGGCTCGCCGGCCACCCCGCCGTCGAAGGGGTCCACCACCCGTCCCGGCACGACCCGGCCGGCCTGGTCGGCCGCCAGATGTCCGGCGGCGGCAGCCTGCTCGCCTTCGAGGTACGCGGCGGCGCGCCCGCCGCGGCCACGGTCGCCGGCGCCTGCGCGCTGATCACCCACGCCGTCTCGCTCGGCGGCGTCGACACGCTGATCCAGCACCCGGCCTCGCTGACCCACCGGCCGGTCGAGGGCGACGCCAAGCCGGGCGGCGCGCTGCTGCGGGTCTCGGTCGGGCTGGAGGACCCGGAGGACCTGCGCGCGGACCTGGCGCGGGCGCTGGCGTCGCTCTGA
- a CDS encoding transcriptional regulator → MRARARALRARGHNIRSVARSLSLPYTTIWHWCVDRPEPAIFGSAVRCFRCRPGQEGPPDQAAYAYLLGLYLGDGHLVTTDRTPVLRIYCADAWPNLIEQCDAAMRAVPANKVQRIQKRGCVAVQSTALHWPCLFPQHGPGKKHERPIVLTDWQRIIVEAHPGHFLRGLFHSDGCRFANRVVVRGKEYVYPRYMFSNRSTDIMALCQWALDLLGIAWRMNLPWSLSVARREAVAALDQHVGPKS, encoded by the coding sequence ATGCGGGCACGAGCCCGCGCCCTTCGCGCCCGGGGTCACAACATCCGTTCCGTGGCCCGCAGCCTCTCCCTGCCCTACACCACGATCTGGCACTGGTGCGTCGACCGGCCCGAACCGGCGATCTTCGGTAGCGCGGTCCGGTGCTTCCGTTGCCGCCCCGGCCAGGAAGGCCCACCCGATCAGGCTGCCTACGCCTACCTGCTCGGGCTCTACCTCGGCGACGGACACCTGGTCACCACCGACCGGACACCGGTGCTCCGGATCTACTGCGCCGACGCCTGGCCGAACCTGATCGAGCAGTGCGACGCCGCGATGCGCGCGGTCCCGGCCAACAAGGTGCAGCGCATCCAGAAGCGGGGTTGCGTCGCCGTGCAGAGCACCGCGCTCCACTGGCCGTGCCTGTTTCCCCAGCACGGGCCGGGCAAGAAGCACGAGCGCCCGATTGTCCTCACGGACTGGCAACGGATCATCGTCGAGGCACACCCGGGCCACTTCCTGCGCGGCCTGTTCCACTCCGACGGCTGCCGCTTCGCCAACCGGGTCGTCGTCCGCGGAAAGGAGTACGTCTATCCCCGTTACATGTTCTCCAACCGCTCCACCGACATCATGGCGCTCTGCCAGTGGGCCCTCGACCTGCTCGGTATCGCGTGGCGGATGAACCTGCCGTGGTCCCTGTCGGTGGCCCGGCGGGAGGCGGTCGCCGCGCTGGACCAGCACGTCGGCCCGAAGTCCTGA
- a CDS encoding response regulator: MGEMQTDAERKRVLIAEDEALIRLDLAEMLVEEGYEVVGEAGDGETAVKLAEELKPDLVILDIKMPIMDGLAAAERIAGARIAPVIILTAFSQRDLVERARAAGAMAYLVKPFQKSDLVPAVEIALSRYSEVAALEAEVAGLTDRLEIRKTVERAKGALMTTYGMTEPEAFKWIQRTAMDHRMTMKEVAERILAETAGGEVAQPAS, from the coding sequence GTGGGCGAGATGCAGACGGATGCCGAGCGCAAGCGCGTTCTGATCGCCGAGGACGAGGCGCTGATCCGACTGGACCTGGCCGAGATGCTTGTCGAGGAGGGCTACGAGGTGGTCGGCGAGGCCGGCGACGGGGAGACCGCCGTCAAGCTCGCCGAGGAGCTCAAGCCGGATCTGGTCATCCTCGACATCAAGATGCCGATCATGGACGGGCTGGCCGCCGCCGAGCGGATCGCCGGCGCGCGCATCGCCCCGGTGATCATCCTGACCGCGTTCAGCCAGCGTGACCTGGTCGAGCGCGCGCGGGCGGCCGGCGCGATGGCCTACCTGGTCAAGCCGTTCCAGAAGAGCGACCTGGTGCCGGCGGTGGAGATCGCGTTGTCCCGCTACTCCGAGGTGGCCGCGCTGGAGGCGGAGGTGGCCGGTCTGACCGATCGGCTGGAGATCCGCAAGACCGTGGAGCGGGCCAAGGGCGCGCTGATGACGACGTACGGGATGACCGAGCCCGAGGCGTTCAAGTGGATCCAGCGCACCGCGATGGACCACCGGATGACCATGAAGGAGGTCGCCGAGCGGATCCTCGCCGAGACCGCCGGCGGCGAGGTGGCGCAGCCCGCCTCCTGA
- a CDS encoding branched-chain amino acid ABC transporter substrate-binding protein — protein MRQKLARVLGGVAIGALVFSGAACKADSGDDAGGGSKAACDLKIGFFGPLTGDAAGLGIHMRNGTKLAIDQYNKDNADCKVNLEEYDSQGDPAKAPALAQKAAGDSKVVGVVGPAFSGESEVADPIFDEAGLPIITPSATRPSLSTKGWKIFHRGVGNDTSQGPAAGRYIKDVLKADKVYVVDDQSAYGAGLVDEVKKVLGAVAGEDKIQVKQTNFSAVVTKIQSSGANVLFFGGYYTEAGLLLKQLKGAGWKGTMVAGDGVNDANFIKVAGQQVAEGTILTCPCAPATAAKGSFVTDYKAAFDNAEPGTYADVSYDITKIMLAGIKDGKGTRADLLSFIKSYDKTGDATGVAYKFESTGELDPAQVIVWAFKVNAGKVVPDIEIPKS, from the coding sequence GTGAGGCAGAAGCTCGCACGGGTGCTCGGTGGTGTGGCCATCGGCGCGCTCGTTTTCAGTGGCGCGGCCTGCAAGGCTGACAGTGGTGATGACGCGGGTGGCGGCAGCAAGGCCGCCTGCGACCTGAAGATCGGCTTCTTCGGCCCGCTGACCGGCGACGCCGCGGGTCTCGGTATCCACATGCGCAACGGCACCAAGCTGGCCATCGACCAGTACAACAAGGACAACGCGGACTGCAAGGTCAACCTGGAGGAGTACGACTCGCAGGGTGACCCGGCCAAGGCGCCGGCGCTGGCCCAGAAGGCAGCCGGCGACAGCAAGGTCGTCGGCGTCGTCGGCCCGGCGTTCTCGGGTGAGTCGGAGGTGGCCGACCCGATCTTCGACGAGGCCGGCCTGCCGATCATCACGCCGTCGGCCACCCGGCCGAGCCTGAGCACCAAGGGCTGGAAGATCTTCCACCGGGGCGTCGGCAACGACACCTCGCAGGGTCCGGCCGCCGGCCGTTACATCAAGGACGTGCTGAAGGCCGACAAGGTCTACGTGGTGGACGACCAGTCGGCGTACGGCGCGGGTCTGGTGGACGAGGTGAAGAAGGTCCTCGGCGCGGTCGCGGGCGAGGACAAGATCCAGGTCAAGCAGACCAACTTCTCCGCAGTGGTCACCAAGATCCAGAGCAGTGGCGCGAACGTCCTCTTCTTCGGTGGCTACTACACCGAGGCCGGCCTGCTGCTCAAGCAGCTCAAGGGCGCGGGCTGGAAGGGCACGATGGTCGCCGGTGACGGTGTCAACGACGCCAACTTCATCAAGGTGGCCGGCCAGCAGGTCGCCGAGGGCACGATCCTGACCTGCCCGTGCGCCCCGGCCACGGCGGCCAAGGGCTCGTTCGTGACCGACTACAAGGCCGCGTTCGACAACGCCGAGCCGGGCACCTACGCCGACGTGTCGTACGACATCACGAAGATCATGCTGGCGGGCATCAAGGACGGCAAGGGCACCCGCGCGGACCTGCTGAGCTTCATCAAGTCCTACGACAAGACCGGTGACGCGACCGGCGTGGCCTACAAGTTCGAGTCCACCGGCGAGCTGGACCCGGCGCAGGTCATCGTGTGGGCGTTCAAGGTGAACGCGGGCAAGGTCGTCCCCGACATCGAGATCCCCAAGAGCTGA